From one Accipiter gentilis chromosome 3, bAccGen1.1, whole genome shotgun sequence genomic stretch:
- the LOC126051507 gene encoding shootin-1-like isoform X2, whose protein sequence is MAWAGEGAGQLAAILESESSEEEEEEEEEAAMVQHQPLGQEVGEAEERLAELEQASQALLAELTALETEFEIERTCRQRAESYAAQVKQENKQLKRLSLAPTAPPALPMEVPPEEDPDPAQHYGQQLEDLQEKISWLLAQRKDLTIQVQELQRQNQDLQNQLEMGQGERQRLRAALGTSQRALKSFKKVSQIVTQDYCEAVQQLELEQDLRLQAEVFAHEMLVQKKEANRQSMILLQNSEPSAQLLAALQEVGRLTRALEEARQEQQQRVKELEEQLGRRPEPEELDLARAALAAAEDEKLQLRKRLQEAEKRLAGLEEEVESLQEKLGQDPPPQSRTPEPAAPVPPPPPPPLPPPAPTVPVDPLLAIRQRKGLANLQRSKPEADDAKARAVQEMMERIKHGVVLRPAKERDPLGQGLAEAAGKRRSAVLELQGILGAMRRASRRPSGRQSSLKGKDRQLESILQRRRRAVDASAPSLPTPGPLQQDREDAEAAGRPDPGDKDIGTAPSGHSPGSRDGVPFRPRLVGGLPRTRPLTHLARGRGEPG, encoded by the exons ATGGCCTGGGCTGGGGAAGGCGCTGGACAGCTCGCAG CCATCCTGGAGTCAGAaagcagtgaggaggaggaggaggaggaggaagaggcagctaTGGTGCAG catcAGCCCCTTGGCCAGGAGGTGGGCGAAGCGGAGGAGCGCCTGGCTGAGCTCGAGCAAG CGTCGCAGGCGCTGCTGGCCGAGCTCACGGCGCTGGAGACCGAGTTTGAGATCGAGAGGACGTGCCGGCAGCGAGCCGAATCCTACGCAGCCCAG GTGAAGCAGGAGAACAAGCAACTGAAGCGGCTCAGCCTGGCGCCAACGGCCCCCCCAGCCTTGCCCATGGAGGTGCCCCCCGAGGAGGACCCCGACCCTGCCCAGCACTACGGGCAGCAGCTTGAGG ATCTGCAGGAGAAGATCTCCTGGCTGCTGGCGCAGCGGAAGGACCTCACCATCCAGGTGCAGGAGCTGCAGAGGCAGAACCAGGACCTGCAGAACCAG CTggagatggggcagggggagcggcaGCGCCTGCGGGCAGCCCTGGGCACCAGCCAGCGGGCACTGAAGTCCTTCAAGAAAG TGTCCCAGATCGTCACCCAGGATTACTGCGAGGCggtgcagcagctggagctggagcaggacCTGCGCCTGCAAGCCGAAGTCTTCGCCCATGAG ATGCTGGTGCAAAAGAAGGAGGCGAACAGGCAGAGCATGATCCTGCTGCAGAACTCGGAGCCCAGCgcccagctgctggcagccctgcagGAGGTGGGACGCCTGACCCGGGCGCTGGAGGaggccaggcaggagcagcagcagcgg gtgaaggagctggaggagcagctggggaggcGGCCGGAGCCGGAGGAGCTGGATCTGGCCCGAGCTGCTCTGGCCGCGGCAGAAGATGAGAAGCTGCAGCTGAGAAAGCGGCTGCAGGAGGCTGAGaagcggctggcagggctggaggaggaag TGGAGTCGCTGCAGGAGAAGCTGGGCCAGGACCCACCGCCACAGAGCCGGACCCCCGAGCCGGCTGCACCCGTGCCcccaccgccgccaccaccgctGCCACCGCCTGCGCCCACTGTCCCCGTGGA CCCGCTCTTGGCAATCAGGCAGAGGAAGGGGCTGGCAAACCTGCAGCGCA GCAAGCCAGAAGCTGATGATGCTAAAGCTCGAGCCGTGCAGGAGATGATGGAGCGGATAAAGCACGGGGTGGTCCTGAGGCCTGCCAAGGAGCGGGACCCCCTGGGGCAG ggTCTGGCGGAggcggccggcaagcggaggagcGCGGTGCTGGAGCTGCAGGGCATCCTG GGTGCCATGAGGAGGGCGAGCAGGAGGCCCAGCGGGCGGCAAAGCAGCCTGAAGGGCAAGGACAGGCAGCTGGAGTCCATCCTGCAGCGGCGACGCCGGGCGGTGGATGCCTCTGCACCCTCACTGCCCACCCCCGGCCCCCTGCAGCAGGACCGTGAGGATGCTGAGGCTGCGGGGAGGCCGGATCCTG GGGACAAGGACATCGGCACGGCTCCATCCGGGCACTCGccggggagcagggatggggtcCCCTTCAGACCCCGGTTGGTGGGTGGTCTCCCCAGGACCCGGCCCCTCACCCACCTGGCCAGAGGCAGGGGGGAGCCAGGGTAG
- the LOC126051507 gene encoding shootin-1-like isoform X3, whose amino-acid sequence MAWAGEGAGQLAAILESESSEEEEEEEEEAAMVQQHQPLGQEVGEAEERLAELEQASQALLAELTALETEFEIERTCRQRAESYAAQVKQENKQLKRLSLAPTAPPALPMEVPPEEDPDPAQHYGQQLEDLQEKISWLLAQRKDLTIQVQELQRQNQDLQNQLEMGQGERQRLRAALGTSQRALKSFKKVSQIVTQDYCEAVQQLELEQDLRLQAEVFAHEMLVQKKEANRQSMILLQNSEPSAQLLAALQEVGRLTRALEEARQEQQQRVKELEEQLGRRPEPEELDLARAALAAAEDEKLQLRKRLQEAEKRLAGLEEEVESLQEKLGQDPPPQSRTPEPAAPVPPPPPPPLPPPAPTVPVDPLLAIRQRKGLANLQRSKPEADDAKARAVQEMMERIKHGVVLRPAKERDPLGQGLAEAAGKRRSAVLELQGILGAMRRASRRPSGRQSSLKGKDRQLESILQRRRRAVDASAPSLPTPGPLQQDREDAEAAGRPDPGVDNLN is encoded by the exons ATGGCCTGGGCTGGGGAAGGCGCTGGACAGCTCGCAG CCATCCTGGAGTCAGAaagcagtgaggaggaggaggaggaggaggaagaggcagctaTGGTGCAG cagcatcAGCCCCTTGGCCAGGAGGTGGGCGAAGCGGAGGAGCGCCTGGCTGAGCTCGAGCAAG CGTCGCAGGCGCTGCTGGCCGAGCTCACGGCGCTGGAGACCGAGTTTGAGATCGAGAGGACGTGCCGGCAGCGAGCCGAATCCTACGCAGCCCAG GTGAAGCAGGAGAACAAGCAACTGAAGCGGCTCAGCCTGGCGCCAACGGCCCCCCCAGCCTTGCCCATGGAGGTGCCCCCCGAGGAGGACCCCGACCCTGCCCAGCACTACGGGCAGCAGCTTGAGG ATCTGCAGGAGAAGATCTCCTGGCTGCTGGCGCAGCGGAAGGACCTCACCATCCAGGTGCAGGAGCTGCAGAGGCAGAACCAGGACCTGCAGAACCAG CTggagatggggcagggggagcggcaGCGCCTGCGGGCAGCCCTGGGCACCAGCCAGCGGGCACTGAAGTCCTTCAAGAAAG TGTCCCAGATCGTCACCCAGGATTACTGCGAGGCggtgcagcagctggagctggagcaggacCTGCGCCTGCAAGCCGAAGTCTTCGCCCATGAG ATGCTGGTGCAAAAGAAGGAGGCGAACAGGCAGAGCATGATCCTGCTGCAGAACTCGGAGCCCAGCgcccagctgctggcagccctgcagGAGGTGGGACGCCTGACCCGGGCGCTGGAGGaggccaggcaggagcagcagcagcgg gtgaaggagctggaggagcagctggggaggcGGCCGGAGCCGGAGGAGCTGGATCTGGCCCGAGCTGCTCTGGCCGCGGCAGAAGATGAGAAGCTGCAGCTGAGAAAGCGGCTGCAGGAGGCTGAGaagcggctggcagggctggaggaggaag TGGAGTCGCTGCAGGAGAAGCTGGGCCAGGACCCACCGCCACAGAGCCGGACCCCCGAGCCGGCTGCACCCGTGCCcccaccgccgccaccaccgctGCCACCGCCTGCGCCCACTGTCCCCGTGGA CCCGCTCTTGGCAATCAGGCAGAGGAAGGGGCTGGCAAACCTGCAGCGCA GCAAGCCAGAAGCTGATGATGCTAAAGCTCGAGCCGTGCAGGAGATGATGGAGCGGATAAAGCACGGGGTGGTCCTGAGGCCTGCCAAGGAGCGGGACCCCCTGGGGCAG ggTCTGGCGGAggcggccggcaagcggaggagcGCGGTGCTGGAGCTGCAGGGCATCCTG GGTGCCATGAGGAGGGCGAGCAGGAGGCCCAGCGGGCGGCAAAGCAGCCTGAAGGGCAAGGACAGGCAGCTGGAGTCCATCCTGCAGCGGCGACGCCGGGCGGTGGATGCCTCTGCACCCTCACTGCCCACCCCCGGCCCCCTGCAGCAGGACCGTGAGGATGCTGAGGCTGCGGGGAGGCCGGATCCTG GCGTAGACAACTTGAACTAA
- the LOC126051507 gene encoding shootin-1-like isoform X4, which yields MAWAGEGAGQLAAILESESSEEEEEEEEEAAMVQQHQPLGQEVGEAEERLAELEQASQALLAELTALETEFEIERTCRQRAESYAAQVKQENKQLKRLSLAPTAPPALPMEVPPEEDPDPAQHYGQQLEDLQEKISWLLAQRKDLTIQVQELQRQNQDLQNQLEMGQGERQRLRAALGTSQRALKSFKKVSQIVTQDYCEAVQQLELEQDLRLQAEVFAHEMLVQKKEANRQSMILLQNSEPSAQLLAALQEVGRLTRALEEARQEQQQRVKELEEQLGRRPEPEELDLARAALAAAEDEKLQLRKRLQEAEKRLAGLEEEVESLQEKLGQDPPPQSRTPEPAAPVPPPPPPPLPPPAPTVPVDPLLAIRQRKGLANLQRSKPEADDAKARAVQEMMERIKHGVVLRPAKERDPLGQGLAEAAGKRRSAVLELQGILGAMRRASRRPSGRQSSLKGKDRQLESILQRRRRAVDASAPSLPTPGPLQQDREDAEAAGRPDPDT from the exons ATGGCCTGGGCTGGGGAAGGCGCTGGACAGCTCGCAG CCATCCTGGAGTCAGAaagcagtgaggaggaggaggaggaggaggaagaggcagctaTGGTGCAG cagcatcAGCCCCTTGGCCAGGAGGTGGGCGAAGCGGAGGAGCGCCTGGCTGAGCTCGAGCAAG CGTCGCAGGCGCTGCTGGCCGAGCTCACGGCGCTGGAGACCGAGTTTGAGATCGAGAGGACGTGCCGGCAGCGAGCCGAATCCTACGCAGCCCAG GTGAAGCAGGAGAACAAGCAACTGAAGCGGCTCAGCCTGGCGCCAACGGCCCCCCCAGCCTTGCCCATGGAGGTGCCCCCCGAGGAGGACCCCGACCCTGCCCAGCACTACGGGCAGCAGCTTGAGG ATCTGCAGGAGAAGATCTCCTGGCTGCTGGCGCAGCGGAAGGACCTCACCATCCAGGTGCAGGAGCTGCAGAGGCAGAACCAGGACCTGCAGAACCAG CTggagatggggcagggggagcggcaGCGCCTGCGGGCAGCCCTGGGCACCAGCCAGCGGGCACTGAAGTCCTTCAAGAAAG TGTCCCAGATCGTCACCCAGGATTACTGCGAGGCggtgcagcagctggagctggagcaggacCTGCGCCTGCAAGCCGAAGTCTTCGCCCATGAG ATGCTGGTGCAAAAGAAGGAGGCGAACAGGCAGAGCATGATCCTGCTGCAGAACTCGGAGCCCAGCgcccagctgctggcagccctgcagGAGGTGGGACGCCTGACCCGGGCGCTGGAGGaggccaggcaggagcagcagcagcgg gtgaaggagctggaggagcagctggggaggcGGCCGGAGCCGGAGGAGCTGGATCTGGCCCGAGCTGCTCTGGCCGCGGCAGAAGATGAGAAGCTGCAGCTGAGAAAGCGGCTGCAGGAGGCTGAGaagcggctggcagggctggaggaggaag TGGAGTCGCTGCAGGAGAAGCTGGGCCAGGACCCACCGCCACAGAGCCGGACCCCCGAGCCGGCTGCACCCGTGCCcccaccgccgccaccaccgctGCCACCGCCTGCGCCCACTGTCCCCGTGGA CCCGCTCTTGGCAATCAGGCAGAGGAAGGGGCTGGCAAACCTGCAGCGCA GCAAGCCAGAAGCTGATGATGCTAAAGCTCGAGCCGTGCAGGAGATGATGGAGCGGATAAAGCACGGGGTGGTCCTGAGGCCTGCCAAGGAGCGGGACCCCCTGGGGCAG ggTCTGGCGGAggcggccggcaagcggaggagcGCGGTGCTGGAGCTGCAGGGCATCCTG GGTGCCATGAGGAGGGCGAGCAGGAGGCCCAGCGGGCGGCAAAGCAGCCTGAAGGGCAAGGACAGGCAGCTGGAGTCCATCCTGCAGCGGCGACGCCGGGCGGTGGATGCCTCTGCACCCTCACTGCCCACCCCCGGCCCCCTGCAGCAGGACCGTGAGGATGCTGAGGCTGCGGGGAGGCCGGATCCTG ACACCTGA
- the LOC126051507 gene encoding shootin-1-like isoform X1 codes for MAWAGEGAGQLAAILESESSEEEEEEEEEAAMVQQHQPLGQEVGEAEERLAELEQASQALLAELTALETEFEIERTCRQRAESYAAQVKQENKQLKRLSLAPTAPPALPMEVPPEEDPDPAQHYGQQLEDLQEKISWLLAQRKDLTIQVQELQRQNQDLQNQLEMGQGERQRLRAALGTSQRALKSFKKVSQIVTQDYCEAVQQLELEQDLRLQAEVFAHEMLVQKKEANRQSMILLQNSEPSAQLLAALQEVGRLTRALEEARQEQQQRVKELEEQLGRRPEPEELDLARAALAAAEDEKLQLRKRLQEAEKRLAGLEEEVESLQEKLGQDPPPQSRTPEPAAPVPPPPPPPLPPPAPTVPVDPLLAIRQRKGLANLQRSKPEADDAKARAVQEMMERIKHGVVLRPAKERDPLGQGLAEAAGKRRSAVLELQGILGAMRRASRRPSGRQSSLKGKDRQLESILQRRRRAVDASAPSLPTPGPLQQDREDAEAAGRPDPGDKDIGTAPSGHSPGSRDGVPFRPRLVGGLPRTRPLTHLARGRGEPG; via the exons ATGGCCTGGGCTGGGGAAGGCGCTGGACAGCTCGCAG CCATCCTGGAGTCAGAaagcagtgaggaggaggaggaggaggaggaagaggcagctaTGGTGCAG cagcatcAGCCCCTTGGCCAGGAGGTGGGCGAAGCGGAGGAGCGCCTGGCTGAGCTCGAGCAAG CGTCGCAGGCGCTGCTGGCCGAGCTCACGGCGCTGGAGACCGAGTTTGAGATCGAGAGGACGTGCCGGCAGCGAGCCGAATCCTACGCAGCCCAG GTGAAGCAGGAGAACAAGCAACTGAAGCGGCTCAGCCTGGCGCCAACGGCCCCCCCAGCCTTGCCCATGGAGGTGCCCCCCGAGGAGGACCCCGACCCTGCCCAGCACTACGGGCAGCAGCTTGAGG ATCTGCAGGAGAAGATCTCCTGGCTGCTGGCGCAGCGGAAGGACCTCACCATCCAGGTGCAGGAGCTGCAGAGGCAGAACCAGGACCTGCAGAACCAG CTggagatggggcagggggagcggcaGCGCCTGCGGGCAGCCCTGGGCACCAGCCAGCGGGCACTGAAGTCCTTCAAGAAAG TGTCCCAGATCGTCACCCAGGATTACTGCGAGGCggtgcagcagctggagctggagcaggacCTGCGCCTGCAAGCCGAAGTCTTCGCCCATGAG ATGCTGGTGCAAAAGAAGGAGGCGAACAGGCAGAGCATGATCCTGCTGCAGAACTCGGAGCCCAGCgcccagctgctggcagccctgcagGAGGTGGGACGCCTGACCCGGGCGCTGGAGGaggccaggcaggagcagcagcagcgg gtgaaggagctggaggagcagctggggaggcGGCCGGAGCCGGAGGAGCTGGATCTGGCCCGAGCTGCTCTGGCCGCGGCAGAAGATGAGAAGCTGCAGCTGAGAAAGCGGCTGCAGGAGGCTGAGaagcggctggcagggctggaggaggaag TGGAGTCGCTGCAGGAGAAGCTGGGCCAGGACCCACCGCCACAGAGCCGGACCCCCGAGCCGGCTGCACCCGTGCCcccaccgccgccaccaccgctGCCACCGCCTGCGCCCACTGTCCCCGTGGA CCCGCTCTTGGCAATCAGGCAGAGGAAGGGGCTGGCAAACCTGCAGCGCA GCAAGCCAGAAGCTGATGATGCTAAAGCTCGAGCCGTGCAGGAGATGATGGAGCGGATAAAGCACGGGGTGGTCCTGAGGCCTGCCAAGGAGCGGGACCCCCTGGGGCAG ggTCTGGCGGAggcggccggcaagcggaggagcGCGGTGCTGGAGCTGCAGGGCATCCTG GGTGCCATGAGGAGGGCGAGCAGGAGGCCCAGCGGGCGGCAAAGCAGCCTGAAGGGCAAGGACAGGCAGCTGGAGTCCATCCTGCAGCGGCGACGCCGGGCGGTGGATGCCTCTGCACCCTCACTGCCCACCCCCGGCCCCCTGCAGCAGGACCGTGAGGATGCTGAGGCTGCGGGGAGGCCGGATCCTG GGGACAAGGACATCGGCACGGCTCCATCCGGGCACTCGccggggagcagggatggggtcCCCTTCAGACCCCGGTTGGTGGGTGGTCTCCCCAGGACCCGGCCCCTCACCCACCTGGCCAGAGGCAGGGGGGAGCCAGGGTAG
- the TEX261 gene encoding protein TEX261 codes for MWFIYALSWLSLLIQVAFVTLAIAAGLYYLAELIEEYTVVTRRIIKYMIWFSSAVLVGLYLFEHFPGFMVGVGLFTNLVYFGLLQTFPFIILTSSNFILSCVLVIFNHYLAFQYFTEEYYLFSEVLAYFTFCLWLIPFAFFVSLSAGENVLPSTVQPGDDVVSNYFTKGKRGKRSGILLIFSFIKEAILPSRQKIY; via the exons ATGTGGTTCATCTACGCCTTGAGTTGGCTGTCCTTGCTCATCCAGGTGGCTTTCGTCACCCTGGCGATCG CTGCTGGGCTGTACTACCTGGCGGAGCTGATCGAGGAGTACACGGTTGTCACCAGGAGGATAATCAAATACATGATCTGG TTTTCCTCGGCCGTGCTAGTCGGCCTCTACCTCTTCGAACACTTTCCTGGTTTCATGGTGGGCGTGGGGCTCTTCACCAATCTGGTCTACTTCGGTTTGCTGCAGACCTTCCCCTTCATCATCCTGACGTCCTCCAATTTCATACTGTCCTGCG TGCTGGTTATATTCAATCACTACTTAGCGTTCCAGTACTTCACCGAAGAGTATTACCTGTTCTCTGAG GTTCTCGCCTACTTCACATTCTGCCTGTGGttaattccttttgcttttttcgTCTCCTTGTCAGCTGGAGAGAACGTCCTGCCTTCCACAGTGCAGCCTGGAG ACGACGTGGTCTCCAACTACTTCACCAAGGGGAAGAGGGGCAAACGCTCCGGTATCCTCCTCATCTTCTCTTTCATCAAGGAGGCCATCCTACCCAGCCGACAGAAGATTTACTGA